The Spirochaetota bacterium sequence TAAAAACAGCAAAATCAGCTATACATTGATGAAGATTTGTCCTGTGCCAGTAACCTCTATCCCAGACTATGCCCATATTGTTCTTTAGACCTATTGTAGCTTTAGTGCTTGAATGGGTTTTTAATATAGGAACATTTATAAATATATCAGCTTCAAGAAAAATTTCGTGAACATAAGCTTCTTTTAAAACTTGAGCTTTTGGTATTTTTATCAATTGATAATATTTTTGATTATTTGAAGGTATAACTGTGGCACCTGCTTTTTTTGCAGCTTCTTCTATTTGGCTTATTTTATAACAAAGTTCACTATTTTCAGCAGAATTGTCAAATATATATACCTTTTTTGCACCAGATTCAAAAGATCTTTTTACTAAATGGGCAACTAAAGCAGGATTTGTAGTTGCAGCTCTTTCAGGTGCTAAAGCAAATCCTATATTGGGTTTTATTAAAACAGTTGAATTTTTTCTTATATATTTATTTAATCCACCTAAATATTTAATTGCTTCATCGAACATCTGTTCAACTTCACCATTTTTAATCGCAACAAGGTCGTATGTTTTTTCTTCAGTTTCCTGACCTAATATTATATTCACACCTTTATCAAAATCCTTAATTATAGATCCAGTAATGAAACCAGCTAAATATTTAAAAGTTTTTTTAAAAAAATCTCTTCTATTCATTTTATTTTCCTATTTCTAATTTAATTTAATTATTATTTTATATATTATATTAATTTATAATTTTTTCAAAAATTTTTTTTATATAAAATTTTAAATTTTTTAATAATTGTTTTCAGTTTTATAATTTTTACTTTGTCTTCTTTTTATATTAAAGAAAATTGAATAAATAATAATAGACATTTCGTAGAGAAAATAGAGAGGGATAGCAATTAATAACATGGATAAAATATCTGGAGGTGAAAAAATAGCTGAAATAATTAAAATTATTAATAAAATATATTTTCTATTTTTTGTTAAAACTTTGATATCAATTATTTTCGATATGAGTAAAATTAAAATGATTAATGGTATTTGAAAGACTATTGAAGTAGCTAAAATAATGTTAAAAATAAAATCAAAGTAAGATGAAACATTAAACATATTTTGAAATGGATCGAAAGCTGAAAAGTTAATTAAAAAGCTTAAAGCATATGGAATTGCAATAAAGTATGAAAATAGTAATGATAAAATAAATACAATTAAACTAAAAACTGAAAATATCAAAAAAATAATTTTCTCTTTTTTATTTAATGCAGGAATTATAAATAAAATAAATTGCATAAAGAGAAAAGGAATACTAATTATTATTGATGAATAAAAAGAAATCTTTATATGAAGAAAAAACTTTTCATAAGGTTTGAAATAGAATAGATCTATTTTGTAATTAGTTAATGGCTTTTTAAAGATAGATAGAATTTTTTCAGTTTCAAAAAAACAAAATATAAATAATATTAATAAAATAATTAAATAAAATATTATTCTTCTTCTTAATTCTTCTAAATGATCCCAATATGTATAATCATTTTCTTTTTTCATTTTATTAAAATTTATTTTTCTTTTTTAATTAATTTATTTTTTATTTATCTTATTTTTGATTTTCATTGTTTTTATCTTCTTCTTCATATTTTTCTTCTTCAGTTTCATTTAACCCTTTTTTGAATTCTTTAATGCTTTTACCGATTGATCTTGCAATTTCTGGGATTCTATTTGCTCCAAAAATAAGTAAAGCAATAAATAGTATTATTAGGAGTTCACCCCAACCTATTCCCATAAAATTCCCCCTATTGTTTTTATAAAAATATTTTATAACAAAGTTATTTATATATCAATTTTAATTTTAACCTTGTATAAATGTTTTTCAATCTATTTTTTATATTTTAATTATAGGCACTGATATTTAAAATGGATAGACTATAAAATATTAATCTTGACAAATAAAAAAATCAATTTATATTTATTTAAACAGTCATTCAAAATAATAAAAATATTATTAAAGGAGATTTTATGAAAAAATCAAACTTTTCAAAGTCTTTATATAATTATTTTGAATTATTAAATTTTTATTTTAGTAAAATAGTTTCAATTTTTAAAACTTTATTAAAGAACAAATATGTTGCAAATACATTGAAAATTATAAGTGGTGTGTTAATAATAGCTTTAAGTGCTCAAATTAATATTCACCTTCCATTTTCTCCAGTTCCATTTACAATGCAAGTTTTCTCTATTATTTTAATATCAATGATTTATGGTTTTAAAGATTCAGTTTTGACAATATTTTTTTATCTATTTGCTGGTGTTATCAATATTCCAGTATTTGCAAATTGGTCATACGGTATTGCTAAAATATTTGGTCCTACAGGTGGCTATTTGATAGGTTTTTTTATTGCTGGTGGAACAATAAGCTATTTAATTGAGAAGGGAATGAGTAAAAACTTTTTATTTCAATTTTTAGCTGGTTTAATAGGAATAATGATTATATATATTTTTGGATTATCAAGATTATATTTTATGTTTGGTTTAGAAAAATCACTTAAAATAGGTTTTTATCCTTTTATTTTAGCTGATGTTGTAAAATTAATATTGGCAACTATTGTTTATAATAATTATAGAAGATTTGTAATTTTTAGAAGAATTAAAAATGAGATAAATAGTTAAGTTTTTCAATATCTTTACAGTATTTCTTCTTGATTTTTTTATTCTAATCAATTTTATTGAAAAAATATTTAATTCTATTAGATTTTTTTCAGAGATTTTTGGTAAGGAATTAAAATGAACATTGATCTAATTGTTATTGAAGTTGGATCTACAATTACTAAAGTTAATGCTTTTAATAAAATAGGTAGTGATAAACCCGTTCATATCGGGCAAGGTATTGATCTAACTACTGTAGATTCTGATGTAAATATCGGTGTTAATAAAGCTATAGAAAATTTAAAAAGTAACCTTGGATGTACCAAAATAGAGTGGGGAGAAATTTTAGCTAACTCATCTGCTGCTGGTGGTTTAAGGATGGTTGCTACTGGTCTTACTATGGAAATGACAGCAAGAGCTGCAAAAGAAGCTGCCCTTGGAGCTGGAGCAATTTTATATTATTTAACTGCAGGATCCTTATCATCAACTGACTTAAGAAAGATTGTAGAAGCAAAACCAAATATAATTCTTTTTGCAGGAGGTGTAGATTATGGTGAACAGGAGATTATTTTAGAAAATGCTAAAAAGTTAGCTTCATTAAATTTGAATATTCCTTTAATTTACGCTGGCAATAGAGTTTTAGAAGATGAGATTAGAGATATTTTTTCAAATACAAATTTTATTTTAGAAATAGTTCCAAATGTCTATCCTTCTATAGATGAATTTAATATAGAACCTACAAGAAAAAAGATTCAGGAAATATTTTCAAGGCATATTATTCATGCAAAAGGTATAGATAAACTTCAAGATTTGGTTAAAAAGGATATTATTCCAACACCTTATGCAGTGTTAAAGATTTGTGAAATATTATATGAGGAAATTGGTGATCTTGTCTGTTTTGATGTTGGAGGTGCTACAACAGATGTTCATTCTGTTACAGAAGGTTCAGAAAAATATAGAAGTCTTTTGATAGCTCCTGAACCTTTTTCTAAAAGAACAGTTGAAGGTGATTTGGGTGTTTATGTCAATGCAAGTAATGTTAATAAATTTTTACAGGAAGAGAACCAATCTCTTGATCTTCAATATTTAAAACCATTACCTGGAACTAATGAAGAATTTTATATTTCATACAAATTAACAGAAAAAGCAGTGAAAACATCTCTTGAAAGACATGCTGGTAAAATTATTGAAATATATACGGTTTCAGGTAAAAAATTATATATAAGTGGGAAAGATTTAACAGCTGTTAATTATATTATAGGAACGGGAGGAGCTTTAACAAGATTGAAAGGAAGCGTAAAAATTCTTGAAGATATAAGAATACCTGAAGTATATAAAAAATTATTCCCTCTTCAAAAAGCAAAAGTATTATTAGATAAAAAATATGTTTTTTCTTCTTGTGGATGCATTGGTATGTTTTATAAGGATGTTGCAAAAAAAATAGCTTTATCTTCTTTATTTGAATAATTATCTATTTTTTTTACTAAGATTTTTCAATTTTAAAAATATTTGTAGGAGTAATTATGGCAGCAATTCTAAAAATTAATTTAAATAAAATAGCTCACAATGTTTCTTTTATATCAAAAAAAATAAAAACATTTAATAATGGTAAAATATTTGGTGTAACAAAAGTTGTTTGCGGTGATCCAGAAGTTGCCAGAGTCTTTATGGAAAAAGGTTATGATGGAATTGGCGAATCAAGACTTGAAAATGTTATTAGAATAAAAGAATCAGAATTTTATAAAGATCTTCTTAAGCAAAATAAAAAAATTGAGTTTTTAAACTTAAGAATTCCTTCATTATCTGAACTTCCTGATGTTATCAATTTAACAGATTGTTCTTTAGTTTCCGAAGTCGAGACTATAAAAAGAATTGATGAAATTTGTGGAAAAATTAATAAAAAATACAATTTAATTGTTATGATAGATCTTGGTGATTTAAGAGAAGGTATTATCCCAAAAGAAGCTAAATCACTTGATAAAAAACTATGGGAAAATGAAGTTTATGATTTTTTTTCTAAAATAGTTGGTTTTAAAAATATTAATATTATTGGAATAGGAACAAATCTTGCGTGTTATGGTGGAGTTGCTCCTTCACATGAAAATATGAAACTTTTAGTAAGTTTAAAAAATTTTATTGAAGTAAATTTTAATATAAAATTAGATTACATTTCAGGTGCTAATTCTTCAGGTGTTCCATTTTTACTTGAAGGACATATGCCAAAAGAAATTAATCATTTTAGAATTGGTGAAACAGGTCTTTTAGGAGTAAATGTATTAAACAGAGAAAAAATTGATGGTATGGTTCAGGATGCTTTTGTTTTAAAAGCTGAAATAATAGAACTTAAAGATAAACCTTCTGTTCCAATCGGGAATAAGGGGCAGAATGCTTTTGGGGAAGTTGTTAATTTTGAAGATAAAGGGATCCAAAGAAGAGCTATTCTTTCTATTGGGAGACAGGATGTAGTACCTGATAATATTAAACCATTAGATGATTCTATTTATATTTTAGGTGCCTCTTCAGATCATTTAGAAATAGATATTACTAAGAAAAAAGATAAATATAAACTTGGTGATTTTATAGAATTTTTACCTGGTTACAGTGCTATACTAGCTTTATCAACATCAAAATATATTAAAAAAGAGTATATAAGAGAATAAAATATCTATATTATATATAGAACTAAATTTATTAATTTTATTTAATTAATTTAATTTTATTTAATTTTATTTTAATAATATAAATAACTTTATTTAATTTTATTAATTTAATTTAATTTATTTTTTATATTATTTTATTATTTTATGGATTCTATTATTGTCTATTTTTTATTAAATTATTTTATTTACTAAAATTTAATTTTTTTAGAGAATTAAAAAGTAAAATTTTATTAAAAAAAATAAAAAAAGATGAATAGTAATTTTATAAAAATAGAAAATTTAGAAAAGTTTACAGAAAAAGATTTAGAAAATATTAAAAAAGCATCTCAAGTAATTAAAAATGGTGGAATTGTAGCTTTCCCTACTGAAACTGTATATGGTTTAGGTGCATCTATTTATATTGAAGAAGCTATAAATAAAATTTATGAAGTTAAAAAAAGACCAAAGGATAATCCATTAATAGCTCATGTCTCTTCATTAGATATGGCTTTGCAATTAGTTTTTTTTGATAATGATTTCCAGAGAAGATTATTTGAATATTTGTCATCAAGATTTTGGCCTGGTCCCATAAGTTTTATTCTTAAAAAATCAGATAAAATAAAGGATTTTGCAACTTGTGGATTGGAGACAATATCAATTAGAATGCCAGATAATAAAATTGCTTTATCATTAATTGAATATTCTGGCTGTCCCATAGTTGCACCATCTGCTAATTTATCTGGTAAACCAAGTTGTACAAAAGCTGATGATGTATTAATTGATTTTGGAAATAATATAGATTTAATAATAGATGGAGGTATAGCTCCTATTGGAATTGAATCAACAGTATTAGATTTACATCTATT is a genomic window containing:
- the tatC gene encoding twin-arginine translocase subunit TatC, translating into MKKENDYTYWDHLEELRRRIIFYLIILLILFIFCFFETEKILSIFKKPLTNYKIDLFYFKPYEKFFLHIKISFYSSIIISIPFLFMQFILFIIPALNKKEKIIFLIFSVFSLIVFILSLLFSYFIAIPYALSFLINFSAFDPFQNMFNVSSYFDFIFNIILATSIVFQIPLIILILLISKIIDIKVLTKNRKYILLIILIISAIFSPPDILSMLLIAIPLYFLYEMSIIIYSIFFNIKRRQSKNYKTENNY
- a CDS encoding glutamate mutase L; the encoded protein is MNIDLIVIEVGSTITKVNAFNKIGSDKPVHIGQGIDLTTVDSDVNIGVNKAIENLKSNLGCTKIEWGEILANSSAAGGLRMVATGLTMEMTARAAKEAALGAGAILYYLTAGSLSSTDLRKIVEAKPNIILFAGGVDYGEQEIILENAKKLASLNLNIPLIYAGNRVLEDEIRDIFSNTNFILEIVPNVYPSIDEFNIEPTRKKIQEIFSRHIIHAKGIDKLQDLVKKDIIPTPYAVLKICEILYEEIGDLVCFDVGGATTDVHSVTEGSEKYRSLLIAPEPFSKRTVEGDLGVYVNASNVNKFLQEENQSLDLQYLKPLPGTNEEFYISYKLTEKAVKTSLERHAGKIIEIYTVSGKKLYISGKDLTAVNYIIGTGGALTRLKGSVKILEDIRIPEVYKKLFPLQKAKVLLDKKYVFSSCGCIGMFYKDVAKKIALSSLFE
- a CDS encoding biotin transporter BioY, encoding MKKSNFSKSLYNYFELLNFYFSKIVSIFKTLLKNKYVANTLKIISGVLIIALSAQINIHLPFSPVPFTMQVFSIILISMIYGFKDSVLTIFFYLFAGVINIPVFANWSYGIAKIFGPTGGYLIGFFIAGGTISYLIEKGMSKNFLFQFLAGLIGIMIIYIFGLSRLYFMFGLEKSLKIGFYPFILADVVKLILATIVYNNYRRFVIFRRIKNEINS
- a CDS encoding DUF362 domain-containing protein, whose protein sequence is MNRRDFFKKTFKYLAGFITGSIIKDFDKGVNIILGQETEEKTYDLVAIKNGEVEQMFDEAIKYLGGLNKYIRKNSTVLIKPNIGFALAPERAATTNPALVAHLVKRSFESGAKKVYIFDNSAENSELCYKISQIEEAAKKAGATVIPSNNQKYYQLIKIPKAQVLKEAYVHEIFLEADIFINVPILKTHSSTKATIGLKNNMGIVWDRGYWHRTNLHQCIADFAVFRKPDLTIVDAYRALIRHGPRGVSMEDVRVMKTLIISPDPVAADAAGAKLLN
- the tatA gene encoding twin-arginine translocase TatA/TatE family subunit, giving the protein MGIGWGELLIILFIALLIFGANRIPEIARSIGKSIKEFKKGLNETEEEKYEEEDKNNENQK
- a CDS encoding alanine/ornithine racemase family PLP-dependent enzyme produces the protein MAAILKINLNKIAHNVSFISKKIKTFNNGKIFGVTKVVCGDPEVARVFMEKGYDGIGESRLENVIRIKESEFYKDLLKQNKKIEFLNLRIPSLSELPDVINLTDCSLVSEVETIKRIDEICGKINKKYNLIVMIDLGDLREGIIPKEAKSLDKKLWENEVYDFFSKIVGFKNINIIGIGTNLACYGGVAPSHENMKLLVSLKNFIEVNFNIKLDYISGANSSGVPFLLEGHMPKEINHFRIGETGLLGVNVLNREKIDGMVQDAFVLKAEIIELKDKPSVPIGNKGQNAFGEVVNFEDKGIQRRAILSIGRQDVVPDNIKPLDDSIYILGASSDHLEIDITKKKDKYKLGDFIEFLPGYSAILALSTSKYIKKEYIRE